Within the Achromobacter spanius genome, the region CGTTCTCGGTCATTTTGCTGTTGTCCCTGTGGGGCTTGTTCAAGGCGCTGAAGCTGGACGCCACCAAGCGCGGCATCCGCTACCAGTCATTGACCTTGTCGCGCCCCGCGCGCGGTGGGCAGTCCTGGGAGCGCCGGCTGCGCAACATGGTGATGATGCCGCGCCGTTCGCACGTGCAACGCTTTATCAGCGACGTGGTCCGGCCCGCGCTGGAAGACGTGGCTGACGAACTGCGCAAGCAGGGCTACGCCGTTGAAGTGCGCGAAAACGAAACTGACGGCAGCGCCGTGCTTGAGGTGTCCCATGGCGAGCACCTGGACTTCTCGTATGCCGTGCAGCCCGAGGCCTTTGTGCGCCCCAGCCTGACGCCGGACGAGGCCGCCGACGAAGATGAACGCAAGTACTTCCGCGCTGAAGTGCATTTGCGCGAAGGCGGGCAGGACTACGACATCATGGGCTGGAGCCGAGATGCCGTCATCGGCGACATCCTGGACCAGTACGAACGCCATCGCCATTACCTGCACATGGTTCGAACCTGAACCCCCGCCTTGCCGGAACTTCGCGTCTGACCCAAAACCGCCAGCATCGCCTGGCGGTTTTTTTTGCCCGATAGCATGGCGCTATCCCTTGCATTGCATCGTCCACTTTGACGAACCGAGCCGAATCATGGATTATCCAAGCTTATTCTTGGATAAATAAAAGAGAGAATCATGAAGGCGAAATCTGGGGCATGGGCGGCGGCTATCGCCGTGCTGGTGCTGGCGGTGGCAGGTGGGCTGGCGTGGAAGTACAGCCAGGCGTCGCAGCAGGGCGAATGGGCGATGGCACCCGCCAAGGTGGCCGTGGCGCCCGCGGTGCAGGCGGCGTTTCCGATGGCCTTGAGCGGGATCGGGTCCCTGGAGGCGACGCGCCAGGTGCAGGTGCCGGCGGAAGTGGACGGCCGCGTCACGCAGATCCTTTTCACGGCGGGCCAGCAGGTCAAGGCCGGCCAATTGCTGGTGCAGATGAACGATGCGCCCGAGCAGGGCGAGCTGGCGCGCCTGCAAGCGCAGGCCCGCAATGCGCGCGCCTTGCTGGAACGCACGCGGCGCCTGGTGCCGCAACAGGCGGCCACGCGGGAACAGTTGGAGCAGGCGCAGGCGGACTATGACCAAGCCGCCGCCGACATCAAGCGGGTGCAGGCCCTGATCGAGCAAAAGCGGGTCAAGGCGCCCTTTGATGGCGTGCTGGGTGTGCGGCGCGTCAACCTGGGCCAGTTCGCCCGGGCGGGCGACGCGCTGGTATCGCTGACGGACGCCTCCACCATGTACGCCAACATCACTTTGCCCGAACAGGCGCTGGGCGCGGTGCGCGCCGGGCAGCCGGTGACGGTGACGGTGGACGCCCACGCCGGACGCGCGTTCGCCGGCCAGGTGACCACAGTAGAACCACAGGTGGATGCCGGTTCGCGCACGGTGCGCGTGCAAGCCACCTTGGCCAACGCCGACGGGGCGCTTGCGGCCGGCATGTTCGCGCACGGCCGCATCGGCCTGCCCGACCGCCCCAATGTGATCACCGTGCCCGAAACCGCCGTCAGCTACAGCGCCTATGGCGATTCCGTGTTCGTGCTGGCGGGCCCCAAGGCCGACCAGAAAGGCGCTGCCGCCACGGTGCGGCAAGCCTATGTCAAAACCGCCGAACGCGTGGGCGGCCGGGTGGTCGTGACCGAAGGCCTGGAAGCGGGCGACCAGGTGGTGACGGCGGGCCAACTGCGCCTGCACAACGGCGCGGCGGTTGAAGTCATTCCGTCCGATACCGTTGCGCTGGGCGCGTCTGTACAAACCCCGGCGCAAACCCCGACGCAAACCGTGGCGCAGGCCCCGGTGCAGGCTGATTGACGCGGCGGAGGCAAGCATGACTTTCACCGATCTCTTCGTGCGCCGGCCGGTGCTGGCCCTGGTGGTCAGCACCCTGATCCTGCTGCTGGGCATCAAGGCGCTAAGCGGCCTGCCGGTGCGGCAGTATCCGCTGACTGAAAGCACCACCATCACCATCACCACGCAATACCCGGGCGCATCGCCCGAGCTGATGCAGGGCTTTGTCACGCAACCCATCGCGCAATCCGTGGCCACGGTGGAAGGCATCGACTACCTGTCGTCGTCCTCCACCCAGGGCCGCAGCGTCATCACGGTGCGGATGAAGCTGAACGCCGACTCCAACAAGGCCATGACCGAGGTCATGGCCAAGGTCAACGAGGTCAAGTACCGGCTGCCGCAAGACGTCTACGACCCGGTGCTGGTCAAGTCCGCGGGCGAGGCGACGGCCGTGGCCTATGTGGGCTTCTCCAGCAGCACGCTGTCATTGGCGGCGCTGACCGATTACCTGTCGCGCGTGGTGCAGCCGCAGTTGTCGTCGATAGACGGCGTGGCCAGCGTGGAACTCTACGGCGGGCAAAAGCTGGCGATGCGTGTCTGGCTGGATCCCAACCGTATGGCGGCCCGCGGCATTTCGGCCGGCGAACTGGCAGAGGCGCTGCGCGACAACAACGTGCAGGCGGCGCCCGGCCAGGCCAAGGGCCTGTATGTCGTGTCCAACATCCAGGTCAACACCGACCTGGTCAATGTGGCGGAATTCCGCGACCTGGTCGTCAAGCGCGATGGCGATGCGCTGGTGCGCTTGGGCGATGTGGCCACGGTGGAACTGGGGGCGGCATCCACCGATTCCAGTGGCCTGATGGACGGCGAACCGGCCGTCTACTTCGGCCTGAACGCCTCGCCGGTCGGCAACCCGCTGGTTATCGTCAAGCGCTTGCAGGAACTGGTGCCCAACATCAAGCAGAACCTTCCGCCGGGCACCAGCGTGCAAGTGCCCTTCGAGCTGGCGCGCTTCATCAGCGCGTCCATCGACGGCGTGATGCAAACCCTGCTGGAAGCCATTGCCATCGTGGTGGTGGTGATCTTTCTTTGCCTGGGCTCGTTGCGCGCGGTGCTGATTCCCGTCGTCACCATTCCGCTGTCCATGTTGGGCGGGGCGGCCATCATGGCGCTGTTCGGCTTCAGCGTGAACCTGTTGACGCTGCTGGCGATGGTGCTGGCTATCGGCCTGGTGGTGGACGACGCCATCGTGGTGGTGGAAAACGTGCACCGGCATATCGAAGAGGGCAAATCGCCCGTGCGGGCGGCGTTGATCGGCGCGCGTGAAGTCGCGGGGCCGGTGATCGCCATGACCATCACGCTGGCCGCGGTGTATGCGCCCATCGGCCTGATGGGCGGGCTGACCGGGTCGCTCTTCAAGGAGTTCGCCTTTACGCTGGCGGGCGCGGTGGTGGTGTCGGGGGTCATTGCGCTGACCCTGTCGCCGGTCATGAGTTCGTTTCTGCTGAACAGCCGTGTGTCCGAGGGCTGGATGGCGCGCCGCGCCGAGCACTTCTTTGGCCGCTTGGGCAACGCCTATGGCAGCGTGCTGGACGTGTCGCTGCGGCATCGTTGGGTGACCGGGCTGATCGCGGTGGCGGTGCTGATCAGCCTGCCGTTCCTGTACAACGCCGCGCAGCGTGAGCTGGCGCCGGTGGAAGACCAGTCCACCGTGCTGACCGCGATCAAGTCGCCGCAGCATGCCAATATTGATTACGTGGAGAAGTTCGGCAAGAAGTGGGACGACGTAATGAAGACCGTGCCCGAGCAGAAGGGGCGCTGGCTGATCAACGGATCAGATGGCGTGTCCAACAGCATCGGCGGGGTCGACTTCGTGGACTGGCAGGACCGCAAGCGCAGCGCCGACGAGATCCAGGCTCACATGCAGTCGCTGGCCAATCAGGTGGAAGGCAGCAACATCTTCGCGTTCCAGTTGCCGTCGTTGCCGGGTTCCACCGGCGGCCTGCCGGTGCAGATGGTGCTGATGAGCGCGGCGGATTACCCGGTGGTCTACGAGGCCATGGAAGGCTTGAAGAAAGCCGCGCGCGAAAGCGGCCTGTTCATGGTGGTGGATAGCGACCTGGACTACAACAACCCCGTGGTGCAGTTGAAGGTGGACCGCGCCAAGGCCAACAGCCTGGGCGTCACCATGAAAGCCATCGGCGATACGCTGGCGGTGCTGGTGGGCGAAAACTACGTCAACCGCTTCGGCATGGACGGGCGTTCGTATGACGTCATTCCGCAAAGCCAGCGCGACCAACGTGTGTCTCCTGAAGCGTTGGCGCAATTCCACGTCAAGAGCGCCAGCGGCGCGCAGGTGCCGTTGTCCAACCTGGTCACGGTGTCCATGGGCGTGGAGCCCAATTCGCTGACCCAGTTCAACCAGTTGAATGCCGCCACCTTCCAGGCCATACCGATGCCCGGCGTCACCATGGGTGATGCGGTGAAGTTCCTGTCGGCACAGGCGCAGCGCTTGCCCGCCGGCTTCAGCTATGACTGGCAATCGGATGCGCGCCAGTTCAGCCAGGAAGGCTCGGCGCTGATGATCACCTTTCTCTTTGCCATCATCGTCATCTATCTGGTGCTGGCCGCCCAGTACGAGAGCTTGCGCGACCCCTTCATCATTCTGGTCAGCGTGCCCATGTCGATTTGCGGCGCGCTGATTCCGCTGGCGCTGGGCATGGCCACCATCAATATCTACACGCAGATCGGCCTGGTGACGTTGATCGGCCTGATCAGCAAGCACGGCATTTTGATGGTGGAGTTCGCCAACGAGATGCAGCTTAGCCACGGGCTGGATCGGCGCGCGGCGATGGAGCAGGCCGCCCGCATTC harbors:
- a CDS encoding efflux RND transporter periplasmic adaptor subunit, with the protein product MKAKSGAWAAAIAVLVLAVAGGLAWKYSQASQQGEWAMAPAKVAVAPAVQAAFPMALSGIGSLEATRQVQVPAEVDGRVTQILFTAGQQVKAGQLLVQMNDAPEQGELARLQAQARNARALLERTRRLVPQQAATREQLEQAQADYDQAAADIKRVQALIEQKRVKAPFDGVLGVRRVNLGQFARAGDALVSLTDASTMYANITLPEQALGAVRAGQPVTVTVDAHAGRAFAGQVTTVEPQVDAGSRTVRVQATLANADGALAAGMFAHGRIGLPDRPNVITVPETAVSYSAYGDSVFVLAGPKADQKGAAATVRQAYVKTAERVGGRVVVTEGLEAGDQVVTAGQLRLHNGAAVEVIPSDTVALGASVQTPAQTPTQTVAQAPVQAD
- a CDS encoding MexW/MexI family multidrug efflux RND transporter permease subunit: MTFTDLFVRRPVLALVVSTLILLLGIKALSGLPVRQYPLTESTTITITTQYPGASPELMQGFVTQPIAQSVATVEGIDYLSSSSTQGRSVITVRMKLNADSNKAMTEVMAKVNEVKYRLPQDVYDPVLVKSAGEATAVAYVGFSSSTLSLAALTDYLSRVVQPQLSSIDGVASVELYGGQKLAMRVWLDPNRMAARGISAGELAEALRDNNVQAAPGQAKGLYVVSNIQVNTDLVNVAEFRDLVVKRDGDALVRLGDVATVELGAASTDSSGLMDGEPAVYFGLNASPVGNPLVIVKRLQELVPNIKQNLPPGTSVQVPFELARFISASIDGVMQTLLEAIAIVVVVIFLCLGSLRAVLIPVVTIPLSMLGGAAIMALFGFSVNLLTLLAMVLAIGLVVDDAIVVVENVHRHIEEGKSPVRAALIGAREVAGPVIAMTITLAAVYAPIGLMGGLTGSLFKEFAFTLAGAVVVSGVIALTLSPVMSSFLLNSRVSEGWMARRAEHFFGRLGNAYGSVLDVSLRHRWVTGLIAVAVLISLPFLYNAAQRELAPVEDQSTVLTAIKSPQHANIDYVEKFGKKWDDVMKTVPEQKGRWLINGSDGVSNSIGGVDFVDWQDRKRSADEIQAHMQSLANQVEGSNIFAFQLPSLPGSTGGLPVQMVLMSAADYPVVYEAMEGLKKAARESGLFMVVDSDLDYNNPVVQLKVDRAKANSLGVTMKAIGDTLAVLVGENYVNRFGMDGRSYDVIPQSQRDQRVSPEALAQFHVKSASGAQVPLSNLVTVSMGVEPNSLTQFNQLNAATFQAIPMPGVTMGDAVKFLSAQAQRLPAGFSYDWQSDARQFSQEGSALMITFLFAIIVIYLVLAAQYESLRDPFIILVSVPMSICGALIPLALGMATINIYTQIGLVTLIGLISKHGILMVEFANEMQLSHGLDRRAAMEQAARIRLRPILMTTAAMVMGLIPLLFATGAGAHSRYSLGLVIVVGLLVGTLFTLFVLPTVYTVFARDHRAAHDTPRARELLTAQAEDARPATTH